A genomic stretch from Engraulis encrasicolus isolate BLACKSEA-1 chromosome 12, IST_EnEncr_1.0, whole genome shotgun sequence includes:
- the znf654 gene encoding protein piccolo isoform X1 has translation MAEEDSEVELDRLKEELDSVLIDSLSDEHGHISKSYCAKFCKLVEEHTGRWQVPLPQLLVLRRALCSFVSGTSSFPPDCEHVHYALSSLALSIFELLLFFDREEFQEDPLKEILDSIQECQTCLGRHQNEYLWQVSQVIREGGPWAGTVLQGILSGAPLPPDQVSRYLGSEACMFLELRVRYLLVCERVEEAMVLTRACSQHPSAGKHLYFLQAYLTCLWRTALHERFYSKMSVIDGRDAVEMICNCEAEENDDLLLSLSRGFLSQQLRTGDMYYLWDLVFVWSKLQLRTNTSTEDFLQECNQLLLSASNEHAVFPFIKVILAEAGKRGLKFCVELCARGLQCDTDGLLQGGDVVTKALLCKTIAYLLPSDLEVCRICALLVFFLERTVENYKTVALLYTHPDQEYPLDASPVGNAVRFEVLQILKKGLQFDPEFWNLITLRSQCRRLLGGPLQKDELSAVEEPWAQACCVREPGDACNCDDPPAVTNYTPTTPVPATLTTPPRPLPTTTEPKRPPSVTTTTTTTTTHTVGGDPSFPLAKRRGRKPGVKLNKPDILPPSLRRSFRQLDVAQQNVTRYQYQHLMMGGPASRQQRLLSRTRAAELRCGWKRRGRKPRWLLEEEAAAAAAEEQAENSAPSRTPRKRKPPQARTPTSPGTGGRTPHERPRTTRTTLSPLVEGVGDCSAPVVHREVLEFSLPDNEVVLEMEVEVELEMTAEEESDETSSESSSSSSSSGAASSATEAASSTSPSPSLPEPTPIVPDHVTTARPGYKVSNPAAGAPDTNTLLKDLLKDSKKVSIPPPPAKPPPKSKRDRVWKMLENATEGWVPNTIAVFYVRQFHSYSRAHEEQGIQLDAEKEAGAVETLDLALPDAAANSTQKHTEPQVQDQAMEVEVVAASKPQGGVAGQPEKNTPLDIRLSTELSSSETVRSSGEPINTPQSTTALNRNTPSSSSSAPTDPSAPVGSSSEMAADPGGPVSLLDKSKTPHLSPAVACEAPPRAGEAASITDTIRPTSAAAAAHGATEGNLPTSPDRPSRTDQVQPTSPDRPALRTSHSSPIKTVPVLNLGAAQSELPPPEEVQAVASVPGATQNGVPPLSPPGRPVTTPSARSPIVTSPTGVLLSSLERPVTSPNRAPQSSPLRPNVTSPNGVLASSPLRPIVTSPSGVPLSSPERPVMSPNGATVSSPVRPVAMSPSAPGVGSDGAPPPLSLKSEVSPSRRSVSDTSPLKVQSSSQVTPPKLLPESLSVPELCPKSVPSEGSPARHRPTLKPPALEVTAPQNTPALPEPSLPPCLTPEHTPSHTTHSERIQVQHEPPALIPQTHTTPEKMHRLEPPSLVSQKLLKSPERMQDQQIPPALSPQNNHTPSHTASQVHTPPSLERQLTTSENALQGNASPLLPVAQVTPFATPVSTESESLSCQATPASDLPAEPPVLEHKCRLCGKVFRGGNVLRHANAHFRGSLQYSPGLCMFCDCQPSDPVEAYEHFQRHIEKLRAELPPAPMPPSVVVATRQQNGRALTPLHAPVGNPRVRKKKKKRDLWWLHKKKIPEVLELSSSHTGGGEAEGGGERGGEGGGGAAGEASSTPAGQIHSEGASLPAAQIHCEQQHQPPHRPNGTFKVKKRRRRRRAEEDLEDYSEPRVKRLRRAKARLGEGRDEVRSKRLRALALAQAQAQAQARSPAQSTGVDQGDRTPKPASGDQQQAPSAARPKNKVHKVHRVHKSNKVHKAHKVRRKAEAAPSVGKEVARAPQEAGPGGVQATGETTEDGAAGKDAVEAGDLAYQQAAQQLADAASQVAGTESQEEASKNVVTKAMQRAKEMGDLVRKMRELGTLKPKKKVGETAKHKPKKTGDAPSQKTQKALKTASLKTEQPQGEAEIQKDAVQAGEAENQQQAVQEGETAGKQSSTPVKVEETVQCSVEGCDAMLRARSTTILGHLLDCHPDNRAALEALYESKVSQGRCGFCMRRFHTPRHFADHAPRHSDCTLRHPCQHQGCTEAFRFLSSVREHMKKSHPQLQITCCFAGCQVTTDSNNNLHRHERRHYVVAPPRPKPPPRPRHRPLQRPAPSLNSPPSNGELQPNPQTPLTSPSSIPSSTPPPAATLTPVHPPPQPSTKRPYQKQPKPDPDDVDLRPRTQCSDFAVRDPAGRISDELAAHHALALAFEGGLVNGHGGDEAAATATEENQPDTRVYGSTSAKPYMRPLPCSYLDERYTSMPKRKKEEEAAAVVTSRPTVMPVVAEASSDISAKRKRCSRCFASLPSSQELEEHLKNCSTLFGFDSDDEDNGRYRLP, from the exons ttggtagAGGAACATACGGGGCGATGGCAGGTTCCTCTGCCTCAGCTGCTGGTTCTCCGACGGGCCCTGTGCTCCTTCGTGAGTGGAACGTCCTCCTTCCCTCCGGATTGCGAACATGTGCACTACGCTCTCAGCAGCCTGGCCTT GAGCATCTTTGAGCTGCTCCTCTTCTTTGACAGAGAAGAGTTCCAGGAGGACCCCTTAAAGGAGATCCTTGACTCCATTCAG gAGTGCCAGACATGTTTGGGTCGGCACCAGAACGAGTACCTGTGGCAGGTGAGCCAGGTCATCAGGGAGGGGGGGCCCTGGGCAGGCACCGTGCTGCAGGGCATACTCAGTGGAGCACCGCTGCCTCCAGACCAGG TGAGTCGGTACCTGGGCTCGGAGGCGTGCATGTTCCTGGAGCTGCGTGTGCGCTACCTGCTGGTGTGTGAGCGCGTGGAGGAGGCCATGGTGCTGACCCGCGCCTGCAGCCAGCACCCCTCCGCCGGGAAACACCTGTACTTCCTACAGGCCTACCTCACCTGCCTCTGGAGGACCGCCCTGCACGAACGCTTCTACTCAAAG atgtctGTGATAGATGGCAGGGATGCGGTGGAGATGATCTGTAACTGCGAGGCGGAGGAGAACGACGACCTGCTGCTCAGCCTCAGCAGAGGGTTCCTCAGCCAACAGCTACGCACAGGAGACATGTACTACCTATG GGACCTGGTGTTTGTATGGAGTAAGCTACAGCTGAGGACCAACACGTCCACGGAAGACTTCCTGCAAGAGTGCAACCAGCTCCTGCTCTCCGCCAGCAACGAACACGCCGTCTTCCCCTTCATCAAGGTCATCCTAGCAGAG GCAGGGAAGCGTGGCCTGAAGTTCTGCGTGGAGCTGTGTGCGCGGGGGCTGCAGTGTGACACCGACGGCCTCCTCCAGGGTGGCGACGTGGTCACCAAGGCCCTGCTGTGCAAGACCATCGCCTACCTGCTGCCCTCCGACCTGGAGGTCTGCCGCATCTGTGCACTGCTCGTCTTCTTCCTGGAACGCACTGTGGAGAACTACAAGACG GTGGCGCTGCTCTACACGCACCCGGACCAGGAGTACCCGCTGGACGCCAGCCCCGTGGGCAACGCCGTGCGCTTCGAGGTGCTCCAGATCCTCAAGAAGGGGCTTCAGTTCGACCCCGAGTTCTGGAACCTCATCACGCTGCGCTCCCAGTGCCGGCGGCTCCTCGGCGGCCCGCTGCAGAAGGACGAGCTGTCGGCGGTGGAGGAGCCGTGGGCCCAGGCGTGCTGCGTACGCGAGCCCGGTGACGCCTGCAACTGCGACGACCCGCCCGCTGTCACCAACTACACCCCCACAACCCCCGTCCCTGCCACCCTTACTACGCCACCTCGGCCTTTGCCCACCACCACAGAGCCGAAAAGACCACCGtcggtcaccaccaccaccaccaccaccacgacacacACTGTAGGAGGAGATCCGTCCTTCCCCCTGGCGAAGCGAAGGGGCAGGAAGCCCGGCGTGAAGCTGAACAAGCCGGACATCTTGCCGCCGTCCCTGCGCCGCTCCTTCCGGCAGCTGGACGTGGCGCAGCAGAACGTGACGCGCTATCAGTATCAGCACCTGATGATGGGCGGCCCGGCGTCGCGGCAGCAGCGGCTCCTCTCGCGGACTCGCGCGGCCGAGCTGCGCTGCGGCTGGAAGCGGCGGGGGCGGAAACCCCGTTGGCTCCTGGAGGAAGAGGCGGCcgcggcggcggcggaggagCAGGCAGAGAACAGCGCCCCCTCCAGGACGCCCAGGAAGAGGAAGCCCCCGCAGGCGCGGACGCCGACCAGCCCTGGGACTGGGGGGAGGACGCCACACGAGCGGCCCCGTACCACGCGGACTACGTTATCCCCTCTCGTGGAGGGAGTGGGAGATTGTTCGGCTCCCGTTGTGCACAGGGAGGTCCTGGAGTTCTCGCTGCCTGATAACGAGGTGGtgttggagatggaggtggaggtggagttggagATGACTGCAGAAGAAGAGTCAGATGAGACATCGTcagagtcatcatcatcatcatcatcatcaggtgCAGCGTCATCAGCAACAGAAGCAGCATCATCAACATCGCCATCGCCATCGCTGCCTGAGCCCACACCCATAGTCCCTGACCACGTCACCACAGCTAGACCGGGCTACAAAGTCTCTAATCCTGCTGCAGGGGCACCCGACACCAACACTTTACTTAAGGACTTACTTAAGGACTCCAAAAAGGTTTCTATCCCGCCACCACCTGCAAAGCCGCCACCCAAGAGTAAGAGAGACCGAGTTTGGAAGATGCTGGAAAACGCAACCGAAGGCTGGGTTCCCAACACCATTGCGGTCTTTTACGTTAGACAGTTTCACAGCTACTCTCGTGCGCACGAGGAGCAAGGCATACAGCTGGACGCGGAGAAGGAGGCGGGAGCGGTGGAGACCTTGGACCTGGCGTTGCCAGATGCAGCAGCCAATTCAACCCAGAAACACACAGAGCCTCAGGTGCAGGATCAGGCCATGGAGGTGGAAGTTGTCGCCGCCTCCAAACCACAAGGTGGTGTTGCTGGGCAACCAGAGAAGAACACACCGCTAGACATAAGATTGTCAACTGAACTCAGCAGTTCTGAAACTGTAAGATCCTCAGGCGAACCAATCAATACTCCTCAGTCCACCACAGCCCTCAATCGCAACACtcccagtagcagcagtagtgctCCTACAGATCCCAGTGCGCCTGTTGGCAGCAGCAGCGAGATGGCTGCAGATCCTGGAGGTCCGGTGTCCCTCTTGGACAAGTCCAAGACCCCCCACCTCAGCCCAGCAGTGGCGTGCGAAGCCCCCCCAAGGGCCGGAGAAGCTGCATCGATCACAGACACGATCCGGCCAACTTCTGCAGCAGCTGCAGCTCACGGCGCAACGGAGGGAAACCTTCCGACTTCCCCAGACAGGCCTAGCAGGACAGACCAGGTCCAGCCGACCTCTCCTGACAGACCTGCCCTAAGGACGTCCCACAGCTCGCCCATCAAGACAGTGCCTGTCCTTAATCTGGGTGCCGCGCAATCAGAGTTGCCACCACCTGAAGAGGTACAGGCTGTGGCATCTGTCCCTGGCGCCACACAAAATGGAGTGCCACCCCTTTCGCCTCCTGGTCGTCCTGTGACCACGCCCAGTGCACGCAGTCCTATTGTGACATCACCCACTGGAGTGCTCCTTTCTTCTCTTGAACGTCCCGTGACGTCACCCAACCGTGCGCCCCAATCGTCCCCTCTGCGTCCCAATGTAACGTCACCTAATGGAGTGCTCGCCTCGTCCCCTCTGCGTCCTATTGTGACGTCACCCAGTGGAGtgcccctctcttctcctgaGCGTCCAGTCATGTCACCCAATGGAGCAACCGTCTCTTCCCCTGTGCGTCCTGTCGCGATGTCACCCAGTGCACCTGGTGTGGGATCAGATGGGGCGCCTCCCCCACTATCTCTCAAGTCTGAGGTGTCTCCTTCCAGGCGGTCGGTCTCTGACACCTCACCTTTGAAGGTGCAGTCATCTTCTCAGGTCACACCGCCCAAACTCTTGCCAGAATCCTTGTCAGTACCTGAACTCTGTCCCAAATCGGTGCCCAGTGAGGGCTCTCCAGCAAGGCATCGTCCTACACTAAAGCCTCCCGCACTGGAGGTCACAGCCCCACAAAACACTCCAGCGCTACCTGAGCCTAGCCTCCCACCATGCctcacacctgaacacacaccatctcacacgACACACTCAGAGAGAATACAAGTCCAACACGAACCACCAGCGTTaatcccacagacacacacaacgccCGAGAAAATGCATCGTTTGGAACCACCATCGTTGGTGTCACAGAAACTCCTGAAATCTCCTGAAAGGATGCAAGACCAACAAATACCACCGGCTTTATCCCCACAGAACAACCACACACCGTCTCACACAGCCTCGCAAGTACACACACCGCCATCACTCGAACGCCAACTGACGACGTCTGAGAATGCACTACAGGGCAATGCATCCCCTCTTTTGCCCGTGGCCCAAGTAACTCCATTTGCCACTCCTGTGTCAACAGAGTCAGAGTCGCTGTCGTGTCAGGCCACCCCTGCGTCCGACTTGCCGGCCGAGCCTCCCGTGCTGGAGCACAAGTGCCGCCTCTGTGGCAAGGTGTTCAGGGGCGGCAACGTCCTGCGCCACGCCAACGCCCACTTCCGCGGAAGTTTGCAGTATTCTCCGGGCCTGTGCATGTTCTGCGATTGCCAGCCCAGCGACCCGGTCGAAGCCTACGAGCACTTCCAACGGCACATCGAGAAGCTTCGAGCAGAGCTGCCCCCTGCACCCATGCCGCCCAGCGTGGTCGTGGCAACACGGCAGCAGAATGGCCGCGCCCTCACACCCCTGCATGCGCCAGTGGGGAACCCCAGagtaaggaagaaaaagaagaagagggacTTATGGTGGCTGCACAAAAAGAAGATCCCAGAAGTGCTGGAGTTATCGTCATCCCACACTGGGGGAGGTGAAGCTGAAGGgggaggtgaacggggaggtgAAGGGGGAGGTGGAGCTGCAGGTGAGGCATCATCAACACCCGCTGGGCAAATACACAGTGAGGGGGCATCACTTCCGGCTGCGCAAATACACTGTGAGCAACAGCATCAACCTCCACACAGGCCCAACGGGACATTCAAAGTAAAGAAGCGGCGCAGAAGACGGCGGGCAGAAGAGGACTTGGAGGATTACTCGGAGCCACGGGTGAAGAGGCTGAGGAGAGCGAAGGCTAGACTTGGAGAGGGGAGGGACGAGGTGAGGAGCAAGCGTCTCCGAGCCCTTGCcttggcccaggcccaggcccaagcTCAGGCTCGATCCCCGGCCCAGAGCACCGGGGTGGATCAGGGGGATCGGACTCCGAAGCCGGCCTCTGGAGACCAGCAGCAGGCCCCATCCGCAGCCAGGCCCAAGAACAAAGTCCACAAAGTTCACAGAGTCCACAAGTCGAACAAGGTCCACAAAGCACACAAGGTCCGGAGGAAGGCAGAAGCGGCGCCCAGCGTGGGGAAGGAAGTTGCGAGAGCGCCGCAAGAGGCTGGACCTGGTGGCGTACAGGCGACGGGTGAAACGACCGAGGACGGGGCAGCTGGGAAGGATGCTGTAGAGGCGGGTGACCTGGCATACCAGCAAGCTGCACAGCAGCTAGCTGATGCAGCAAGCCAGGTGGCAGGTACAGAAAGCCAGGAGGAGGCCTCCAAAAATGTGGTTACCAAGGCAATGCAAAGGGCTAAAGAGATGGGCGACCTGGTCCGAAAAATGCGTGAACTGGGAACGCTGAAGCCCAAAAAGAAGGTGGGTGAAACGGCAAAGCACAAGCCCAAGAAAACGGGCGATGCGCCAAGTCAAAAGACCCAAAAAGCACTGAAGACAGCAAGCCTAAAGACTGAACAGCCGCAGGGTGAAGCGGAAATCCAGAAGGACGCCGTACAGGCAGGTGAAGCGGAAAACCAGCAGCAGGCCGTACAGGAAGGTGAAACGGCAGGCAAGCAGAGCAGCACACCAGTTAAGGTGGAGGAGACTGTTCAATGTTCCGTGGAGGGTTGTGACGCCATGCTAAGAGCTCGGAGCACAACGATCCTGGGTCACCTGCTGGACTGTCACCCCGACAACCGGGCGGCCCTCGAGGCGCTCTACGAGTCCAAGGTCTCCCAGGGCCGCTGCGGGTTCTGCATGCGTCGCTTCCACACCCCGCGGCACTTTGCCGACCACGCGCCGCGCCACAGCGACTGCACCCTGCGCCACCCGTGCCAGCATCAGGGCTGCACGGAGGCCTTCCGCTTCCTGTCGTCCGTGCGCGAGCACATGAAGAAGAGCCACCCGCAGCTGCAAATCACCTGCTGTTTTGCCGGTTGCCAGGTGACGACCGACAGCAACAACAATCTGCATCGCCACGAGCGGAGGCATTACGTCGTCGCCCCCCCGCGGCCCAAACCTCCGCCCAGACCCCGTCACAGACCGTTGCAGAGACCGGCGCCCTCGCTCAACAGCCCCCCTTCCAATGGAGAGTTGCAGCCTAATCCTCAGACTCCGCTCACCTCTCCCTCGTCTATACcctcctcaactcctcctcctgctgctactCTCACGCCCGTTCACCCGCCCCCTCAGCCGAGCACAAAGAGACCTTATCAGAAGCAACCCAAACCCGACCCTGATGACGTGGACCTGAGACCCAGGACGCAATGCTCTGACTTTGCGGTGCGGGACCCTGCTGGCAGGATATCGGACGAGCTGGCAGCTCATCACGCTCTCGCCCTCGCCTTCGAAGGCGGCTTGGTGAACGGGCACGGGGGTGACGAGGCGGCGGCCACGGCCACGGAAGAGAACCAGCCGGACACACGCGTGTACGGGAGCACGAGTGCCAAGCCCTACATGCGGCCCCTGCCCTGCTCCTACCTGGACGAGCGGTACACCAGCATGCCCAAAcgcaagaaggaggaggaggcggcggcggtCGTGACGAGTAGGCCGACGGTGATGCCCGTCGTGGCGGAGGCGTCTAGCGATATCAGCGCCAAAAGGAAGCGGTGCTCACGGTGCTTCGCCTCCCTCCCCAGCTCACAGGAGCTGGAGGAACACCTCAAGAACTGCTCCACACTCTTCGGGTTCGACTCTGACGACGAAG ataatggccgatacagattgccgtaa